Below is a genomic region from Citrobacter europaeus.
CGTGATCGTCCGGCGCAAGCTGGCGTACCATTAACGTCATATCTTTGCGAATACGCGGATGATGACGCAAATATTCGTTCAGATAAGCGCGGAAGGTGCCAATATTCGTCATCTGGCGGTGATTCAATACCGATTCAGGCGCATCTAATTGCTGATTCCACTCGTCAATTTCCTGGTGACGTGTTGTTAAATACGGTTTCAGCAGGTGGGCTTTATGCAGACGCTGGCGCTCATCCTCATCAAGAAAATGGATGCTGGTGGCATCGATGCTGATGCTGCGTTTTATTCTCCGCCCACCGGAAGCCGACATTCCACTCCAGTTTTTAAAAGAGTCTGAGACCAGTGACCAGGTTGGGATAGTGGTGATGGTGTTATCCCAGTTGCGCACTTTCACGGTGGTTAAGCCAATATCAATAACCGCGCCATCGGCACCATATTTCGGCATTTCCAGCCAGTCACCCAACTTCAACATATCGTTGGCTGAAAGTTGTATTCCGGCAACCAGTCCGAGGATTGGATCTTTAAACACCAGCATTAACACGGCGGCCATGGCGCCCAGACCGCTTATCAGTATTGCCGGTGACTGACCAATCAGCAGGGAAATCATCAATATTCCGACGAGAATTGCGCTGATGAGTTTGATGCCCTGGAATATGCCTTTTAGCGGTAATTGCGATGCGGCAGGGAGTTTTTGCGACAGATTGAGAATAACGTCCAGCAGGGAAAACAGGGACAGCAGGGCGTACATCATGATCCACAGCTGAGCGCAGGTCACTAATATTTCTGCTGCTTCGCTGCCTTTCTGTAGCCAGAGTGCGGCCTGTATATTGACAATGATACCCTGTAGGGTGAATGCCAGCCGGTGAAATAACTTGTTCTGCGTGATGATTTGTAGCCACAGGCGGGAGCTGGCGCTGGCACGCTTTTCAAATGCGCGTAATACCACCCAGTGCAAAATAACGTGAACAATAATGGCGGTGATAAAAATAATGCCAAAAATCATCACCAATGAGGTGGTGTGATTTATTTCAATGCCGAGTTCTTCTACCTGAGATATCAATTCCTGCATAACGTCTCCTTAATAAACAGCGGTCTATGATGACCGCTGTGCGGAGCTTATGCAAATGCGGAGGATTAGACTTCCGTCAGTGTCGTTTCCAGCGGCAGACGAGATTTCGGCAGTGCGGCGTTGAAATCTTCTACGCTGTGATGACCCACCGGAACCACCACTACGCTGGTGAAACCTTTCTCTTTCAGGCCAAATTCTGCATCCATGACCGCTGAATCAAAGCCTTCGATCGGCACAGCATCCAGGCCCATAGCCGCAACGCCTAGCAGGAAGTTACCGACGTTGAGGTACACCTGTTTTGCCATCCAGTGGTTGTCATCCTTCAGCTCTTTGCGATGCATGTCGGCAAAGAAGGTACGGCCTTTATGGTTTGCGGCTTTAGCTTCAGGCGTAGCGAAACGACCATCGCTCTCTTCTTGATCCACCACGCGCTCCAGCCACGCATCGTCCATCGCCGTTTTGGCGCAGAACACCACAACGTGGGAAGCATCCAGCATTTTGCGTTCGTTGAATACAAAACCGCCGGCTGCGGATTTAGCTACACGCGCTTTACCTTCGTCAGTGCTGGCGACAATAAAGTGCCATGGCTGAGAGTTGGTGCTGGACGGGCTAAACTGCAGCAGCGTTTTTAATTTTTCGGCCTGCTCAGCGGTCAGTTTTTTATTCGGATCGAATGCCTTAGTGGAGTAACGTTTTAAGGCGACAGAAACAATATCCATAACTACTCCTGGTGATTTTTTATACCCTGCGGGTGCGTTTTGTTTCAGCAGGGTACAGGGTTAGCGGGAAAAAGATAAGACAGGAAAATGCAAAAACACTTATCGGGGTTAACGATAAATCAACCTGGACGTAGACGTTTTTGATCCCGCTTCGCCAGACCGTCTACGACGCGGTGCCATGAATCATTCACCAGCTCTGCCAGTAATGATTCGGTAATGTCGTCGCCAGGGTAGACCGAGATCCAGTGTTTTTTATTCATGTGATAGCCGGGTTTAATGCTGGGGTAGATCTGC
It encodes:
- a CDS encoding mechanosensitive ion channel family protein, whose protein sequence is MQELISQVEELGIEINHTTSLVMIFGIIFITAIIVHVILHWVVLRAFEKRASASSRLWLQIITQNKLFHRLAFTLQGIIVNIQAALWLQKGSEAAEILVTCAQLWIMMYALLSLFSLLDVILNLSQKLPAASQLPLKGIFQGIKLISAILVGILMISLLIGQSPAILISGLGAMAAVLMLVFKDPILGLVAGIQLSANDMLKLGDWLEMPKYGADGAVIDIGLTTVKVRNWDNTITTIPTWSLVSDSFKNWSGMSASGGRRIKRSISIDATSIHFLDEDERQRLHKAHLLKPYLTTRHQEIDEWNQQLDAPESVLNHRQMTNIGTFRAYLNEYLRHHPRIRKDMTLMVRQLAPDDHGLPIEIYAFTNTVVWLEYESIQADIFDHIFAVVEEFGLRIHQSPTGNDIRALSGAFQR
- the nfsB gene encoding oxygen-insensitive NAD(P)H nitroreductase, which translates into the protein MDIVSVALKRYSTKAFDPNKKLTAEQAEKLKTLLQFSPSSTNSQPWHFIVASTDEGKARVAKSAAGGFVFNERKMLDASHVVVFCAKTAMDDAWLERVVDQEESDGRFATPEAKAANHKGRTFFADMHRKELKDDNHWMAKQVYLNVGNFLLGVAAMGLDAVPIEGFDSAVMDAEFGLKEKGFTSVVVVPVGHHSVEDFNAALPKSRLPLETTLTEV